A genomic stretch from Candidatus Nitrososphaera gargensis Ga9.2 includes:
- the ilvN gene encoding acetolactate synthase small subunit, with protein MASSTTTTATTQGGSWYIVSALVENKPGVLFRVTNLFRARNFNIESITVGSTEQKDLSRMTITTNSDERTLDQLVKQLRKLIDVVEVKVLDTEKTVYRELALIKMKAVDPTTRSEIINYATIFRGNILDIGKETITVEITGTPDKIDAFKNLVEHYGIAQISRTGVSALPRGVEL; from the coding sequence ATGGCTTCTTCAACAACTACTACTGCTACTACTCAAGGCGGATCGTGGTACATCGTGAGCGCGCTTGTGGAGAACAAGCCCGGTGTCCTTTTCAGGGTGACCAACCTCTTCCGCGCCCGCAATTTCAACATTGAAAGCATCACCGTGGGCTCGACAGAGCAGAAGGACTTGTCAAGGATGACGATTACCACCAACAGCGACGAGCGGACGCTCGACCAGCTGGTAAAGCAGTTACGGAAATTGATAGACGTTGTCGAAGTCAAGGTGCTCGATACTGAAAAAACAGTATACCGCGAGCTTGCTCTGATAAAGATGAAGGCCGTCGACCCGACGACAAGGAGTGAGATAATCAACTATGCTACGATATTTCGCGGCAACATCCTCGACATCGGCAAGGAAACAATAACAGTCGAGATAACGGGCACGCCGGACAAGATAGATGCGTTCAAGAATTTGGTAGAGCACTACGGGATCGCCCAGATTTCAAGGACAGGGGTCTCGGCGCTTCCAAGAGGGGTTGAACTTTGA
- a CDS encoding 2-isopropylmalate synthase, which produces MSKANSNNNNDNNKVRIFDTTLRDGEQTPGVTVTPDQKVQIAIKLDELGVDAIEAGFPIVSQGEMQAVKTIANQGLKAEICGLARATEADINAAIKCDLKYVHTFIATSDIHMQYKLKMTPEQVMDKAVKAVEYAKKHGMQVEFSAEDATRSDRQFLLKVFKAVTDAGADRIDIPDTVGYRTPDYIAEIVRDVKSVTALPISVHCHNDFGLAVANAIAGVNAGAACAHVTINGLGERAGNASLEEFVMALEILYNKKHNINTKLIYETSKFVSNAMGIIVQPNKAIIGENAFGHESGIHTHGIINNPLTYEPIAPELVGRKRWLQAGKHAGAHGIRAMLEDFGIKPTDEQLKQIVEKQKNIADKGKSITTSELLAIAGEIMGSTEFEEKFKLYDFHIVTGMNIIPTAVVRLNADGKDLIASNTGVGPVDAALKAIQKIAGEVANVKIRDFMLDSITGGSDALAVVTVKVEDKDGNIVSAKKAGEDIVVASVQAMMDAINKVLLRKVLYSKS; this is translated from the coding sequence TTGAGCAAGGCCAACAGCAATAACAACAACGACAATAATAAAGTAAGGATCTTTGATACTACCCTCAGGGACGGCGAGCAGACGCCCGGCGTCACCGTCACGCCAGATCAAAAAGTCCAGATAGCCATCAAGCTCGACGAGCTTGGGGTCGACGCCATAGAGGCAGGCTTTCCGATAGTCTCGCAGGGCGAAATGCAGGCGGTAAAGACAATAGCAAACCAGGGGTTGAAGGCAGAGATATGCGGCCTTGCGCGTGCAACCGAAGCCGATATCAACGCGGCGATAAAGTGTGACTTGAAGTACGTCCACACCTTCATTGCCACTTCTGACATCCACATGCAGTACAAACTGAAAATGACGCCCGAACAGGTGATGGACAAGGCTGTCAAGGCGGTAGAATATGCGAAAAAGCACGGTATGCAGGTCGAGTTCTCGGCAGAGGATGCGACAAGGTCTGATAGGCAGTTCCTGCTCAAGGTGTTCAAGGCGGTGACTGATGCCGGCGCAGACAGGATCGACATACCGGACACCGTGGGCTACAGGACGCCGGACTATATCGCCGAGATCGTCAGGGATGTCAAGAGCGTCACTGCCCTCCCGATAAGCGTCCACTGCCACAATGACTTTGGGCTTGCTGTGGCAAACGCTATTGCAGGCGTCAACGCAGGCGCCGCATGCGCACACGTCACGATAAACGGGCTTGGAGAGCGGGCGGGCAACGCCTCACTTGAAGAGTTTGTAATGGCACTTGAGATCCTCTACAACAAAAAGCACAACATCAACACAAAGCTGATCTATGAAACGTCCAAGTTCGTATCAAACGCGATGGGCATAATCGTCCAGCCTAACAAGGCGATAATAGGCGAAAATGCGTTCGGCCACGAGTCGGGCATCCACACCCACGGCATCATCAACAACCCGCTCACCTACGAACCCATAGCTCCCGAGCTTGTGGGCAGGAAGAGGTGGCTCCAGGCGGGCAAGCACGCCGGCGCGCACGGCATCAGGGCGATGCTTGAAGATTTCGGGATCAAGCCGACAGACGAGCAGCTCAAGCAGATAGTGGAGAAGCAAAAGAATATTGCTGACAAGGGCAAGTCCATAACGACATCAGAGCTGTTGGCTATAGCGGGCGAGATAATGGGCAGCACCGAGTTTGAAGAAAAGTTCAAGCTATACGACTTCCACATTGTGACAGGAATGAACATCATACCCACGGCTGTCGTAAGGCTGAATGCCGACGGCAAGGACCTCATTGCGTCTAACACGGGCGTAGGGCCTGTGGACGCGGCCCTCAAGGCTATACAAAAGATAGCCGGCGAAGTTGCCAACGTCAAGATAAGGGACTTTATGCTCGACTCTATCACAGGCGGCTCTGACGCGCTGGCAGTGGTCACTGTCAAGGTAGAGGACAAGGACGGCAACATCGTGTCAGCCAAAAAGGCGGGCGAGGACATTGTCGTCGCATCGGTACAGGCGATGATGGACGCCATCAACAAAGTGCTGCTAAGAAAGGTGCTCTATTCTAAAAGCTAG
- a CDS encoding isocitrate/isopropylmalate dehydrogenase family protein, giving the protein MTRYNISLIRGDGIGPEQAEAAKKILETISDKSSSTKFTISEVDAGDSALAKQGKALPESSVDTIKKSQACLKGPVGESAADVIIVLRRMFDLYANVRPAKSYPNIPSLSDKVDLVTVRENTEDVYLGWEFNADENTVVALRVTSERASRRIAEYAFKTATLRNSKRRVVAVHKANVLRKGDGLFAATCREVAKKYPKIQYSELYVDACSMNLIRNPEEFDVIVTTNLFGDILSDEAAQVVGGLGMGPAANIGDSFALFEPVHGAAFDIAGKNAANPSSILLSAKMMLEWLGDRHGDKDVIMEGKRIEDSIVGALKKGSKTKDIGGRLSTTEFTELVAKSMY; this is encoded by the coding sequence TTGACAAGATACAACATTTCCCTCATCAGGGGCGATGGCATTGGCCCGGAGCAGGCGGAGGCGGCGAAGAAAATCTTGGAGACGATAAGCGACAAGTCTTCTTCGACTAAATTCACGATAAGCGAAGTTGACGCCGGCGACAGCGCGCTCGCTAAGCAAGGCAAGGCGCTGCCCGAGTCGTCGGTGGACACGATCAAAAAGTCGCAGGCGTGCCTGAAGGGCCCGGTGGGCGAGAGCGCAGCCGACGTGATAATAGTTCTGAGGCGCATGTTCGACCTCTATGCAAACGTGAGGCCGGCCAAGTCATACCCGAACATACCAAGCCTCTCAGATAAGGTCGACCTCGTCACCGTGAGGGAAAACACAGAGGACGTCTACCTTGGCTGGGAGTTCAACGCCGACGAGAACACGGTCGTGGCCCTCAGGGTGACTTCAGAGCGCGCCAGCAGAAGGATAGCAGAATACGCGTTCAAGACGGCGACCTTGCGAAACAGCAAGCGCAGGGTGGTCGCGGTACACAAGGCAAACGTGCTGCGCAAGGGCGATGGGCTCTTTGCAGCCACCTGCAGAGAGGTTGCAAAAAAGTACCCCAAGATACAGTACAGCGAGCTATATGTTGACGCGTGCTCTATGAACCTTATTCGCAATCCGGAAGAGTTTGATGTCATTGTCACCACCAACCTCTTTGGCGATATCCTGTCCGACGAAGCGGCGCAGGTGGTCGGCGGGCTTGGCATGGGGCCAGCGGCCAACATCGGCGACTCGTTTGCTCTTTTCGAGCCGGTGCACGGCGCCGCTTTTGACATCGCCGGCAAGAACGCTGCAAACCCGTCGTCAATACTGCTGTCGGCAAAGATGATGCTTGAATGGCTCGGCGATAGGCACGGCGACAAGGACGTAATCATGGAAGGCAAGCGCATAGAGGACTCCATAGTCGGCGCGCTAAAGAAGGGGAGCAAGACAAAGGACATCGGCGGTAGGCTCTCGACAACCGAGTTTACCGAGCTTGTCGCAAAATCGATGTACTAG
- a CDS encoding ArsR/SmtB family transcription factor → MLSAKLAIDIIFIGLVVVAILITAIVVAKAMTDKFSIYTNSAQQAQTNNNDNNLEESGDTKVRPTLPHLDAQPKQDQSFELSITDAQTATASPTDQIAASIYGSSPIILPITWGTVAGTLIWRGKVRSTWSKQGYDYDTFKLLTRMRGSPMRIRLLNAINSSPKNKLQLAKELDVDWKTIDNHIEMLLHSRLVEERTVVGTARYYAITHDGIKVLSLLSNSSEMTDSEN, encoded by the coding sequence TTGCTTTCTGCCAAGCTTGCAATCGACATTATTTTCATAGGGCTAGTGGTGGTCGCCATCTTGATCACGGCCATCGTAGTGGCAAAGGCCATGACCGACAAGTTTTCTATCTACACCAATTCTGCGCAGCAGGCGCAAACCAACAACAACGACAACAACCTTGAAGAATCAGGCGACACAAAAGTGCGCCCCACCTTGCCCCACCTTGACGCCCAACCCAAGCAAGATCAAAGCTTTGAGCTGTCGATAACCGATGCGCAGACTGCCACTGCAAGCCCCACAGACCAGATAGCGGCAAGCATCTACGGGTCATCACCAATCATCCTGCCTATAACTTGGGGCACAGTGGCCGGCACACTGATATGGAGGGGAAAGGTCCGGTCGACTTGGAGCAAGCAGGGCTACGACTACGACACGTTCAAGCTCCTCACAAGGATGCGCGGGAGCCCAATGCGCATTAGGCTGCTCAATGCTATTAACAGCAGCCCAAAGAACAAGCTCCAGCTGGCAAAAGAGCTTGACGTTGATTGGAAGACAATAGACAACCACATCGAAATGCTCTTGCATAGCAGACTCGTTGAAGAAAGGACGGTGGTCGGCACTGCGAGATATTATGCGATAACACACGACGGGATAAAGGTGCTGTCGTTGCTGTCTAACAGCAGCGAGATGACCGACAGTGAAAACTAG
- a CDS encoding SIMPL domain-containing protein (The SIMPL domain is named for its presence in mouse protein SIMPL (signalling molecule that associates with mouse pelle-like kinase). Bacterial member BP26, from Brucella, was shown to assemble into a channel-like structure, while YggE from E. coli has been associated with resistance to oxidative stress.), which yields MNYFSTNKLQAIAIISAIVISVGTGAFFALGSPIPKAYSQTSSSASLASSSNPTIRVTGDAMTSLMPDRATLVINVQSQPDDLSMVLNEHADKIEEIKQAVMAADDSAKVTVGHRNLSPYYSGGGVPASNDVTFNVYASVAIQTDIDHLSDLVSALAQAGFGFESVYIDPVYYSRLAQVAASTDAKGSVESGENVTDGVKNPITIGVSLNTKPDVLTSAIAEYEAKYRTLLSILEEQDISEDQIKQNNFNIYPQYYGSSQTATYQANTQIIVKTGVDNIQTVSSAIRQVDGVFVENVIISVSDEAIDNARQDLTQQAIANAQQRASEMVEPLGLEVKGIKSIEAVGSQGQNPYGGDVFYRGVKILQPYYYQSINGDISVSVMVEFEIGEETSED from the coding sequence ATGAATTACTTTTCTACAAACAAGCTTCAGGCGATAGCCATTATTTCGGCCATCGTCATTTCGGTAGGCACAGGCGCGTTTTTTGCCTTGGGCAGCCCAATTCCAAAGGCGTACAGCCAGACGTCGTCGTCTGCATCGCTGGCATCATCATCCAACCCGACCATCCGAGTCACGGGCGACGCGATGACCAGTCTGATGCCGGACCGGGCGACCCTTGTCATAAATGTCCAGTCGCAGCCTGACGACCTCTCAATGGTTCTAAACGAGCATGCGGACAAGATAGAGGAAATCAAGCAGGCAGTGATGGCAGCCGACGACAGCGCCAAGGTCACGGTGGGCCATCGGAACCTCTCCCCATACTACTCTGGCGGCGGAGTCCCGGCCTCAAACGATGTGACCTTTAACGTGTACGCGTCAGTCGCGATCCAGACCGACATCGACCACCTCTCGGATCTTGTCAGTGCGCTGGCACAAGCCGGCTTTGGGTTTGAAAGCGTATATATCGATCCTGTATACTACAGCCGGCTTGCGCAGGTGGCGGCAAGCACTGACGCCAAAGGGTCGGTGGAATCTGGCGAAAATGTAACTGACGGCGTAAAGAACCCGATAACGATAGGCGTGTCGCTTAACACAAAGCCTGACGTCCTGACAAGCGCAATAGCCGAGTATGAAGCAAAGTACAGGACCTTGCTGTCGATACTAGAAGAGCAGGACATCTCGGAAGATCAGATCAAGCAGAACAACTTTAACATCTATCCACAGTACTATGGATCCAGCCAGACTGCAACGTACCAGGCAAACACACAGATAATTGTCAAGACCGGCGTGGACAACATCCAGACGGTAAGCAGCGCAATAAGGCAGGTCGATGGCGTCTTTGTGGAGAATGTCATCATATCGGTATCTGACGAAGCGATCGACAACGCAAGGCAAGACCTGACCCAACAGGCAATAGCCAACGCGCAGCAAAGGGCTTCTGAAATGGTAGAGCCGCTTGGGCTAGAAGTAAAGGGCATCAAATCTATAGAAGCCGTTGGAAGCCAAGGTCAGAACCCGTACGGAGGCGACGTATTCTACAGGGGAGTCAAGATACTCCAGCCGTACTACTACCAGAGCATAAATGGGGACATCTCTGTTTCTGTCATGGTAGAGTTTGAGATAGGAGAAGAAACGAGCGAGGACTGA
- a CDS encoding B-box zinc finger protein: protein MQKQDRCTICGSRFAEKKCYYCESRICTSCMVPVEVSGSTTKCLTCDRNKVNRLSLVQMLKRNYYLFAIIVAFWLFTVFPIPFLHLAGIEVDPSAFQPVLIATGAMTIPFVFLFLAWQRKAPRGSS, encoded by the coding sequence TTGCAGAAACAAGATCGATGCACCATCTGCGGATCGCGCTTTGCAGAGAAAAAGTGCTACTACTGTGAAAGCAGGATATGCACTTCGTGCATGGTTCCGGTAGAAGTGTCTGGCTCGACTACAAAATGCCTGACGTGCGACAGGAACAAAGTTAACAGGCTCAGCCTCGTTCAGATGCTAAAGAGGAACTATTACCTCTTCGCCATAATTGTGGCCTTTTGGCTGTTCACTGTCTTTCCAATCCCGTTCCTACACCTTGCAGGCATCGAAGTGGACCCAAGCGCCTTCCAGCCTGTCCTCATTGCCACCGGCGCCATGACCATACCCTTTGTCTTCCTGTTCCTTGCATGGCAGAGGAAGGCACCCAGAGGCTCCTCATAG
- the carA gene encoding glutamine-hydrolyzing carbamoyl-phosphate synthase small subunit gives MRVQKIPTLQQTYTGYAAKLILEDDSVFDGIGFGYPSEVAGEVVFNTGMVGYTETLTDPSYRGQILCMTYPLVGNYGVPSFNIKDEYGLPKFFESDKIQVKALLIHDLSDIASHWSCTRTLDQWLYEEKIPGIYGIDTRALTKKLRVHGVMMGAVVVSENAIDEARLKRALSSAKYEGLNFMPEVSTSEPKEYGDKSKDCIVVLDTGVKYSIIRNIIRTGYRVVRLPWDATYEQVMSYNPKGVVISNGPGDPKVCTDTIKTASKLIKESTPTLGICLGNQILALAGGANTYKLKFGHRGQNKPCVDRRNNQVYVTSQNHGYGIDPKTLGKTGFKVWFENADDDTVEGIEHKSKPIIAVQFHPEASPGPYDCMYVFDRFKEIIGNGVKPEPAVAAAATTKAAKARPKKKTTKIAAKKKKKKEVRRGAKR, from the coding sequence GTGAGGGTTCAAAAAATTCCTACACTGCAACAGACCTACACGGGCTATGCGGCCAAGCTGATTTTAGAAGACGACAGTGTTTTTGACGGCATCGGCTTTGGTTACCCATCAGAGGTTGCCGGCGAAGTTGTGTTCAACACCGGCATGGTCGGCTATACCGAGACGCTGACAGACCCGTCGTACAGGGGCCAGATATTGTGCATGACCTATCCGCTTGTCGGCAACTATGGCGTCCCAAGCTTTAACATCAAGGACGAGTACGGGTTGCCGAAATTCTTCGAATCGGACAAGATACAGGTCAAGGCGCTGCTCATTCACGATTTATCAGATATCGCAAGCCACTGGAGCTGCACAAGGACGCTGGACCAGTGGCTGTATGAAGAGAAAATTCCTGGCATATATGGCATAGACACACGCGCGCTGACCAAAAAGCTACGGGTGCATGGGGTGATGATGGGCGCAGTCGTCGTGTCTGAAAACGCCATAGATGAGGCGCGGCTGAAAAGGGCACTTTCCAGCGCGAAATACGAAGGGTTGAACTTTATGCCCGAAGTGTCCACGAGCGAGCCAAAAGAGTACGGCGACAAGAGCAAGGACTGCATAGTCGTGCTTGACACTGGAGTAAAGTACAGCATTATACGCAACATCATTCGCACAGGCTATAGAGTGGTCAGGCTGCCATGGGATGCGACGTACGAGCAGGTGATGTCGTATAACCCAAAGGGTGTGGTGATAAGCAATGGGCCGGGCGACCCCAAGGTCTGCACGGACACGATCAAGACCGCTTCCAAATTGATAAAAGAGTCTACGCCGACTCTTGGGATCTGCCTTGGGAACCAGATACTTGCCCTTGCAGGCGGCGCCAACACTTACAAGTTAAAGTTCGGCCACAGGGGGCAGAACAAGCCATGCGTTGACAGGCGCAACAACCAGGTCTATGTCACGAGCCAGAACCACGGCTACGGCATCGATCCAAAGACTCTTGGAAAAACGGGCTTTAAGGTGTGGTTTGAAAACGCGGACGACGACACGGTGGAGGGCATCGAGCATAAGAGCAAGCCCATAATCGCGGTGCAGTTCCACCCCGAGGCGTCGCCGGGGCCGTACGACTGCATGTACGTCTTTGACCGCTTCAAGGAAATTATCGGTAATGGAGTCAAGCCAGAGCCAGCGGTAGCTGCTGCGGCGACAACCAAGGCTGCAAAAGCGCGGCCTAAAAAGAAGACAACAAAAATAGCGGCGAAAAAGAAGAAAAAGAAAGAGGTGAGAAGAGGCGCCAAGAGATGA
- a CDS encoding response regulator: MSLQRTGFRVHSFTDPLEAINHIAKDGCKDCELLVPDIRMLGMDGFELVRRVKMLRPEMNVVMMMAFEVNKREFEQVFPSTPVENVLSKPFVPHLLA; this comes from the coding sequence TTGAGCCTGCAGCGGACGGGCTTTAGGGTCCATTCGTTTACTGATCCGCTTGAGGCCATCAATCACATTGCCAAAGATGGTTGTAAAGATTGTGAATTGCTAGTACCAGATATCAGAATGCTAGGAATGGATGGGTTTGAGCTCGTCAGAAGGGTCAAGATGCTGCGGCCGGAAATGAATGTAGTCATGATGATGGCTTTTGAAGTGAACAAGAGAGAATTTGAACAGGTGTTTCCTTCAACACCAGTTGAGAACGTGTTGAGCAAACCGTTTGTGCCGCACCTGCTTGCATAA
- a CDS encoding nitroreductase/quinone reductase family protein: MSKADLYQRLDRVSEITLTVKGRKSGRDIHRPVWFVHEGNTLYLLPVQGTDTNWYKNFQVNPTLKISANGAETTVRGKPITDSDRVDYVVSKFKSKYGEGDVKKYYPKTDVAVEVPL, translated from the coding sequence ATGTCCAAAGCCGATCTTTACCAGAGGCTGGATAGAGTGTCCGAAATAACACTCACCGTTAAAGGTAGAAAATCAGGCAGAGATATCCATAGGCCAGTCTGGTTTGTGCATGAAGGCAACACTCTATATTTGCTTCCAGTTCAAGGCACCGACACCAACTGGTACAAGAACTTCCAAGTCAATCCAACATTGAAGATTTCTGCAAATGGCGCAGAAACAACTGTCAGAGGTAAACCAATAACAGACAGTGATAGGGTTGACTATGTCGTAAGCAAATTCAAGTCCAAATATGGTGAAGGTGACGTGAAAAAGTATTATCCGAAAACTGATGTAGCCGTTGAAGTCCCGCTCTGA